The region GGGAATTGCAGAGCACCACGAGTAATTAATGCCATTTTCGCGCAGTCGCTTAATTAATTGGGCATTTGCCATGGCTGGCACTGTACCTTGCGTTAAAGAAAATTATTCTGCCGAGTACGATGGTTGCAGTTTAGTAGTTATTTTATTACTAATCTTACAAAGCTGTTGACTGGGCTAACAGAATGCAGGAGAAAATCAGGCGAAAGCACAACTGATCATATCATTTCTTCAAAGCGATCTTTACTATCTGCTGTGACTATAAGTTAATGTCTCTGCTTTCTATTCTACTGATTGCGCAGTTGACAAAACGCAGGAAAAATCTTGTTTTCGTCTTTTTGTCGCTTTATAGTCCTGATTGCTTCCGAAGAACATCATGGAAACTGAAGGCTGTCGAGGTtcacaaacattttttttgtatttctatTAGTGATCGCGAAGTGCTCTTATCATCTAATTGAACAATATAATCCTGTTCTAAAATTCTTGCTTTCTCTAATGTCCTTACGGTTGGAATATTTCTTCTGACGTGCCTAAAGTAGGATACAAGACAAGAAAAACCATACACTTGGCGATTCTGTTGATCAAGCGGCATATTTTTTGGTTAAAATTATATTCTAACACATTGCACGTACACATCAAACACATATCCGCTCGCGGAGAAAGCCTTGAGCATATGCGAAATTATTTACTTGGTACGAGGGGTGGTCAAATGCCACGCCCGCCTGAGGGAGTCTCCAGCGATATATCGCGCACACGCTCTCACCCTCAACAAGATCCTTAACTTTAAGGAATGcagttgcttttatttttttggcaGCCGCAGCTTGCTTCATGTGGTGGCGAAGCTGCTTTTTGAAATTCACATTTTGCGAAGCTTGAGTTAGTATTATTATATTCGGATGTTGATTCGGGCAATCTCAAAACAGAAAATCATCGCAAATGGCACTACATAGTGTCTCAATAGAACGCGCAAAAAAATGCAGCGAAATTCTTCTTGTAGACTTGTAGACACAGATTAAAATCGAATTCAATCATTGTAAAAGAAGTTCTCCGCGAAAACAAGCCCAGAAGGTCATTTTTTGTCGTCCCCAGGCCACACACACAAGTAAAACGTTAAAAAATATTATTTTATTGTGAATCGATAATTACAGAGCATGCATTTGTGTGCTGCGGAAAAGTAAAATATTACTGTCAGGCGGAACAGAGTTAAGCATGTGTAGCGCTTATGATTTCAACAGCACGATAACTGGTCGCCAGTGCGcccttttttctctttcgttAGCTTTAACTTGAGGTCAGCGCTTCTTGAAGAAAACCATTAGCTTTATGAATGAAATCGGCTGTATGACGACATAATGCCGAAATAATCTTGACAGAGTGAGCAATGCTGGAGCAGGAAAttcatttgcggaaaagcgatgCTACTAAACATATATAAAAACATTTAGGTGTCACTGTTCTTTTAAAGGTTCCGCCTTACTAGATCTTGGTCACTAAGTAAAGAAATTTTGAAATGCAGGAGCACACGTTGGTTTTTTCCCCCTCGCACAGTCAGTGAGGCTTAGAGCTTGCCTCACTTTTTTAACGGGAGCTTTCTTAAGGCAACCTACTTTTCTGCTACATTATTCAGCGCGTTTATAGAAGGCTGCTTGTCCTTTAAGGACTAAATGGTACGCCGTAAAAGAGGCACTTTTGTGAAATGTCTGGTCTGCATATTCATTCTGTGCTCTTCTTACGAAACTACATGAACAGAGTCAGCATCACATATAGAAAAACGAAGAAAAGTATCATTTAGCGCTTGGTAAATAAACACTACCTGAATCACCACTACTCTCTTAATCAATTCAAGGTCAATGCTATGTAATTTGTAGTAATAAATTtcaaacttcaatttttttttctgcgaaggaGGTGTAAGTGAAACGATGCTAGAAAGTGAGCCAAAACCTCTCTCTGTTAGACAGAGAGAGCCTGAAGTTAAACTGGCAGAAGGAGCGGCAGCACTTTGTATCTTTGAATGATCTTTCACTTTTTACAATGGCTTGAGGATAAGTCCGATGTTTAGTTAGGTATACGCGACCCGAGCTTTCACCTTGACATGCTTCACTGTGTGTTTTGTTCAGCTTTTTTCTGAGTGGCAGACTTTTTCTGCCTTTCTTGCTGCCATCGCTCGCGACTTTGTTATATGCCATGTGTTGTGGGCTGCTGTTGTCACTCAGAAAGACTGTACTCAGCACAATCAGTTGTGAACGCTtaggacatttttgttttggtaTTTGAGGTGCGATAACAACGTTGTGGCTTCTTTCTTCTCAGGGAAAACATGTAACAGAACGCCTCTCTAGTGCATCCCGACGAGTAAGCTTAGCAAGTACTGCAAGAGACACTTGTAACAAAACATCTAAACCAAAATATTGCAAAAAACCCTCGAGAAAGCAAAGGTCGGCTCTTCGCACGCGCGGTTCTTTATGCGAGCTCTACTCAAAGCGATGAGTATATATGGTTCCGAGCGAAGTTTATTTTTCTTCGGCCTCTAATACTGTCGCAGGAGAAAGCAGAATCATGTGTTTTTCATGCCTATTCCCGCAAAGAGACAGACGAAAGAACTTCTGGCATGGACGGCAGTTTTTGTGGTCAGACCGCTTGGGGCCCGATTCCGCTGACCCACAGGCACCGTCTGGTCTGATGCGTTCTAAGCCTATAATTGATTTGCCATGAGAAAGCGGAGCGTTTTTACTCTTTTTTACGTGCTAATGTTTCTCGTGTTTTAGCCTTATTTTACTGTTGCTACTTTAAGCTTTTATATTTTCTTGGAGCAAGGCTTCTTAGCTACTACTCGTTGTAATGAACTGGAAAGGCTTAAGGTTTGAACTTCAAACTATCATACAATGTTCATTCCCCGTACTATAGAGCCTGACTGCTCGGTTTTTTTGGCATGTTGTATGAGTCTGTGCATACGCGTGGGCTCAGGTGACATCAACGCGGTCACTGTGGGCAGCCAGCTTAATATGTGTATTTGATCGAAAATAAGAGGGTTGCTGTGCTTTATGAAAAACATGTTTATATGAACCAGTCATGCTTTGAACTTAATTTCTAAGCTGTAAACCAACAGCCTATgaactggaaataaacttaatGTTTGGCTGTTTCAGAGGTAAGAAAATAAACCTAATGATTGGCTGTTTCAGAGGTGATGGGGGCATATTTTTTctgggtgtaaaaaaaaaacgttccagGAAATAAGTCCCCGGAACATACGTTCCTCGAAAAAGCGTCCACACAGGAAGCACCCTCTAGGAAAAAATGACCCCATGAGAAAACTTACCTCAAGAATGAATTCATCCGGAATCCACTTCACAAAAATTAGTCCTCTTTATTGGACTCTTCCTTGAAGTTGAGAATAGACGTAAGCATGAAATATTTAGTCATGTAGTATCCATTCTGAAAATAAATACTGCGGCGTTTAAATCAAGGCTGGGGCAAATATCCAACTTTTTGCGCACTGCATACCGTGACATCAGGATTGCTAACTCGTACATTTACCTTGCAAGCGCGTGTGTGAGGGTGCAATGTATAGGTGTTGAACTGCCACCCATTAATATTGCATCGGGCTCATGTGATATCTCCATGACAGTGTACAGGAAAAGCGCAGTGCTTGTGCCACGCTTTCATTAACCTATAAATAAGACGTCGTCATAAGCATATGCAGCTTGTTTCGAGTCTGTGTATCAAGACGTCCTTTTAATTTAGTGTTCTGTTTCAAATATCCCGAGGCTGGAGCGAAAACCCCTATCCCATTTGTATTATGGTGACCATACCATTGCGTTTGCGGCTCAGTGATTCGTTTCACCTTCAGAAAACTTATACCCGCCTTATGGGGTAAACTCCCATTAGTGACACCTCCTGTATGAGAGGCAGATGTTCAAACCTCTGGGAGTAACAAGACGTTTGACTACACCCGTTCGGGACAGTTTATCCTACTTCGCAAATAGAAACTTATTTGCCGAGGATGTTTTTTCCAGAGAACTTATCTCCCATTGTTTAACAAAAGTAAAAGCAGCGCTAACTttccgtcctgtctggtctttctgtgtggtttgtgtaaaaattagcgctgcttttacttttgttacacaatgttacacctacagcccagcaagaggtacggTTAAAGGTGTCATCCGGGGACTTTTTTTTTCCGGGAACTTCTTTTTTGGAACCCATTTTTTCTACCCAGAGATTCGTAAAGCCGGGGTCTGAATATACGCCGCAGCTTTTTTGTTTGAATAAATTTCCACAAAACGAAGCTTTAAGAAAACGCACTAGAGAGTGTTCTGCAGATGGTGTACGTGCACCCATTCATATTAAAGGGAGTATACATGTTTAATTTTGTGACTGTTATGTTCGCAAAAACTGATCGCTGCCCGTTGCTTTTCCGCTATTAGTCGATGTCTGGTGCATTCTACATCACGAAAACTATTGATTACAAACGATAAAACTGatcaggggacaagacacaggcgagaagcaaacaggacgagctcagcCTGAGCCTGAGactgagctcgtcctgtttgcttctttaCTGTGTCTTGAACTCTGCTCAGTGTTATGTTTtttaatcatgtcataccaactagttcCTCATCGCTCTCTCTTAGAAAACTActgatttatttcattttattattcTTACAAAACATTATCGACGGTCATAAGAGTTGAAAGCTCCTATTAAGCAGCTCAACGATGCCTAAGTGACTGCATTACAGGCACAGCAACGTGACAACAAAGGTTATACAAGTTGGCACCTTAGAACGGTAACCTGATATTTCTGAGACCAGTGACGTCctttttactttgttgaagatTAGACCAAGGAAAAAGTTCTGATAAATGACGTTCTGTAAAGAATGTTGACGCGGCTGATGCGAATCAGGCTACTCTTTATGGCAGCGAAAACCTTGCAACTCATACGGCCTAGCCGCGCTTTGTGTCCGCAAGCAGCCTCTGTCCCATAATTGGCCTCGACTATCAACTTACCCTCATCGGTTTTCGTACCAATAGACTGGAGCTAACGAGGCTAATAGTTGGCCAGTTGTAGATTTATGAATAGATTTTTTGGAAACGGGAAACTCCACGCAACAAACTTTCCACCGAGAAGCAGTATTGCCTCCGACTCAGAGAGAAGTTCTTTCAATGTCCTTATAATAGACCCTATCCAACCACGCTCGCCTTTGACTGAACGGTGGGAGGAGCTGTCATGCCACCAGTTCAAAGTTGAGAATTCCGTGGCAGCTGCCAGGCTAATTTGCATATTTGCACTCGGAGTCTTAATACGGACGTAACAATGTGCACTGAAGACGGCTTCTAATCTAAGGGTGCCGTGTTGTCCGCTCATTGAATGCAGGAAGAGTTTCCGCAGTGCGCCTTGTAAAGGTAAGAGTCGGGTTCTTTAATGCAAGTAACCACTTCTAGCTTTGCGTAGTGAATATAATTGCTTAGCATTTCTATTTCGGAGAAGGTAAGCGCTGTGAAAACTCCCAAATTCTCTTTGTACTCTTTATTCCCAAAAATAAGCATACGGAGGTGAAACTGTCGTCAATTTGCTTGGTAGAAATGGCACACACGTTTACCGTTCATAGTAGGAGGAGCTCTACGGTTCTGTATTTTCGGTCTGTTGTAAaattatttcgttgttttgttgATTTTCTGGCTACACTTCAAACCGTGTATCAACGTTGATCAAGTATAAAAATATTTTGTACTTTGTGGGAACATAAATCACCTTCAACTTGGACTATTGTGAACGTAAATGGTGATGATGACTTCTATTATTAAAGTACCATATAAACATGCTGCTTTTTAGACATAATCTTCAGCGCTGAGGATATTTGAAAACTAATCTGGGTATTTCTGATGCAGCTTTCTGAACTTAACATTGAAAATAAGTTATCCTGCCCGTCTGTCTTTACCGCGAGTGCAGTATGCTCTCGTACAGGGATTTTCGAAGTCTTCTTTAGTAGTGTAGCACTACGTAAATATGGCACTCAAGGTAAGAAATGTATAGGAGCTCTGTCCTCGCTGTTAGGAATATGCATTTTTGAAAAGGATCCGTTTGCTCAATATAGCGAACTCCATACGTTGCCAATACTTATAATCAAATGTACAGTCGCCAGTAAAAAAAGATTACCACCAGTGACGTGCCATCGGAGTGGTAAGTAGCTAGGCTCTGAGCTGTAGTTATGAACACGCTGCTAACAAAACTGCCAGTGTGTTCACAAAGCATGGTACCGTGCCAGCCGCACGACGCGATTTTCCCAGCTTCAGTGACGTCACTATGTCAATATTGTTTTACTCGCATTTGTACCGTGCGCTCATATTGCCTTCAATCTTCGTCACACAAAATACTCTCAACCGTATCCTAAACAAAACATGCGAGAGTCCGCCTTCACTAAACAGAATGCTTTGCAAAATTGAAGCGACTTAGGGTGCTCTCGCTGAGAATAGCGACGGGTGAGGCCGCCGCTAGTTGACGTAGCTGACATAATGACATCAGATACGACAGCCTTTTTTAACGAGAAAGCATTATATGGTACTCCGCATTAGAAACCGAGTGTTGTTGGCCAGAGGAAATGGCACGAAAACTTCAATGACGTCATCTGCACGGCTGCCACAGCGACCGTAAGCAAGTCAATAGAGGACCCAATGTACACGTAGGCACCTGGTGGCCTTTAGGTCAAAAGCTTATAGGGTGAAGGCCCTTGGGTTGCAGGGGTTTTGAGTCATAGGTAAACGCCTTTGACATAATGGGCTTCACCCTAGATGGCTTTGATCTAAAGACCTCCCAACTAAAGGCGTTTGCCTAATGGTCTAGAACCAAAACATTTTTAACCTAAAGGAGCTTAAGACATTAGTACCGGTTATGGACAAACACTAGCTAATGAAATAATATAGTTAATCAGTAGCCCAAAATGAGACACAAATAATTTCGCATTAACAGCACGTAAGTTCTTGCTGACAATCGGGCGCCCCCTAACGACGGGTCAGGCTTAGTGCTCATAATTTTAGGATGTGGGAAGTGGACCCACTTATTTACGGGAAGTGGCTGCACAAACGCAGACCCTGTTGTTATTGTTGGGCCTGCAAGCACGTGCTTCCATATACCTGAGGTGTTTGTGACCAGGTAGAGAGGAACCGACGACCACATGTTGGTCATGTGCGAACTACGTGCTGACCGAGTGCTCATCACGTGAATACATTTTGGGGACAACGTAGCACGAAACAGTACGTCATTTGTGTGGCGCATGCCAAGTACGTGTGCATAATCGCGCAGTAAACCGCATAAATATCAAAGTGTTCGTTATACTTGGCTGCTTTCACTTGCTGCGTTTGTATAGTTCACTTAGCTTAAATCTACTCAAGATCAGACACACAATGAATTTTTTATCGCATTTCAGTAACTTGATGCTATTTGCAAACATCcctttaggtttggtttggtattatagggtttaacgtcccaaagtaactcaggctattAGGAATGCCGTACAAAATGGCTCCGGAAGGTTCAACCACCTCGTTTTAttaacgtgctttgacatcgcacagtagacgggcgtctagcctttcgcctccatcgaaatgtcaCTGCCGcaaccgggatcgaaccggcgtctttcgtgtcagctgCCGAGCAAAGTAACCCCTGAGCCGCCACGGCGCCCCAAACATCACTTTTAAGCCTGAAATGCTTTCCGCTATAGTTGTCGGCAAACTCGATCGAGCATCGTATGGGACCGCAGCGAATTCGAGGGGGACCATGAAGGGAACTGTCGACACTTTCCGCCGAGTGGAAGCGCGCCGTGTGGGCCTTAGAAGGCTTGCAGTCTGGAAAAAGATCAGGTTCTCGGCTGCAGCAGCCAGAAATCTGCGTTAGAAAGCCGGGACGCCCGACGGCTTGGAAGTTAGTCAATATACAAGGCAGTGTGGGGGTTGCTTAGCTCtggtcagttcacgttaaagaaccccaaggggtcgaaatttccggagcccttaactacggcgtctgtcatagcctgaatcgctttgggactttaaacgcgcataaatcaaaccaaaccaatccttAATTCTGCGCTCAACAACCAATAGACCCGTGGCGCCGGTAACTAGATGTTAAGCAGGGACGAGAAGGGCACACAGCACGGCTAGGCGCACATATTGTTGAAGAGAAGAGGTGGAAGCAACGCAGAGGCTCGATTAACTCGAAATACGATTAGTAAAACTTTTGATGGAGTTCATTGGTTCACCAATGGAAGCATCTGCGGGCGCTGCATAGTATCCGCTACAGATAGGTTAAGAAGGGGCCAAAAATACGTTCTACCAGTTTAGGTACAAACAGTTATATGGTGAAAAACAGAAGCCCGGTCCAGTCGAAATAACATTAAGTGAAACTGCGCTTGCGAGAGTTGGTCGGCGAATGGAAGGATTTGTGGGCGCTGCACAGTCACGACTATTAAGAGGTTGGTAGTTACACCTTGTGGTCATGCTACTTGATTGACGAATGGAAGCATTTGCAGGCTCTGTATGTTGATGAGTAAATACGGGTTAAGAAGAGAAAACGGACGCCAAGACCTCCGCATGCAATGTACTGTGCTCTACCCACtgagcacctactgttcccttggagaagctcagtctggcgatcgcgcaatcttgaagtttccttcacgaggcttcgttgccgggtgccgcaactaaatttttacctctacaggcctggtctggcgatctccccatcgTGTCCGTATTGTgaggagccggaaacaatagagcactttcttcttttttgccgtcgctactcatcgattaggaggcgactattagaagttccaaaaCAGAATCTCAgcttgcgcctgtcttctgcggttgttctgtctcttggcgcttctatgcttggccataccaatgggaatgtttgctctgccgttcaaaattatctcctagaatcaaaaagtctaccatcatgagctttcgtcctgcccatcccattatcagcttctgtatttcggtttttgcaaccacttatagtaatccctaccccttctttgcctaatttttagtttgtatgacccccctaacctcctgcaaccacctcggctacggaaactgtgcgatccaaattttggtaggtcatcccatgcttgccacatgcaactggtcatttaaatagtcaccgcctggttatggccaatcccccttgtgggtatgtgccattgtgtgaggtcaacaacaacaacaacaacaacaacagcttttTAGTGCATTTGTGTGACGAATAGGCCAACCTTGAAAGTGAGTGTGCTTAGCCTTTTCGCTCGGGTATTGAGATGCTCATGTGATCAAAATGTGGTTTAGGAAGCTACGAGACGTGCTCTCTCTTGTAGCCAATGACAGCGAGACTGAACAGGTCTGAAGGCAAACGCACGAATGGTTTATTTCCACGAGACTCAATAGTCTCCTAACCAGATGACCATCACAGAAACATCAATCACTTTTGGCACTTGTCAGGAAAACAAGTCATGTCACCTTCTTTTGCACTATATTCTTTCAGATTCGTTCCACTATTTATTATTCATTTTTAGGTCGTAAGCTAGAAAACACCagcgtgattttttttattcactcttCCTTCACTGTGTTTCTTGTTTCCTGCTTGGCTGTATTTGGAAGTTATGAACTTTCAGATTTAGTGGTTACACAGGGGGAAGTTTTAAAATGGGTGTTAGGGTTTCATGTCTGGAAAGCCTCAAAGTAACGATATGTAATAGTTTACTAACATCACTTAGGCATTGTTTGCGCGGCGTTTACGGTCCAAAACTGCTGAACATGAACAGCGAATCTGTTTGCATTTAGTCGGCTTAAGTTCCACGCGTCATTCAAGCACCAAAGTATAATGTTATGATTTACTTGAAGGGAACCGACACCGATAATACTTTTTGCTGCATGGTAAATGACACAGCCGTAGGCAAAAATTTTAACCCAGGATTCTGATTAGTTCGGCAGGTCCTTGTAAATGTTAACGCGCGAAGTAGGAACATGAAACTGACTTCATCGCTGCCACTCCACTGACAGGAAAAAGGGCTCCGGCAACAGAAAAGAGATCGAGACATATGCCAGGCTTCCGTGGTCAGCGGAAGGTACGAAAGCTTATATAGAATAAAAGTACTTTACTTGTTAAGTCTACGCTGAAAAACTCAGTTTATTAACAAATATGGATAGTTGAACTGGACACTGCTGATTCGTATAGAAACTGTAACATCATCAAACGAAAAAGTGCCGCAGAGTTCCTGCGCTATCATATAGACTGCATGCTTCGCTTAAGGGCAGAAAATGGGCGTAACAGCTTGTCCGCATATTCAGAGTAAAATGCTAATCCTGTCGTGCGCAGAGCTGGAACGCTTCCTGTCGTATGTCGCTCCAAAGGTTCATGACTTCAGACTCTTGCGTCTTTTCTGCGATCGTGGCTTCGAGGCGTCGGAGCTGCTCAGGTGAGAAGTGCTCTTTCCAGCCACCGACCTTGGCCTTTCTGACAAAGTTGTGGCGTTTGGGATCGCCCCCGTAGGCGGCTTTGCTCGATATGCTCAGATCTTTCAGACGCTTGTCCAACAGTGGGTCGGGATGGTCGCTCAAGTTTAGAACCATGACGCTTCTCATGTTTTCAGCAGTACTCCTCTCAAGGATGAGCTCCAGTCTTTTCCGGCTTTCCTCGCTGTCTCCTTCTAACATTTTCCCGTAGCGCTCCCCAATGAAGTGGGCTAGTCGCATTACGCCACCGCGTTTGTCCCACATCAGTTCCTCGTAGGTGATGAATAGCACGTTGGGCTCTTCCCTCAGTGAGTATCCGGCCATCACGTGTTCGAAGTAGTCCCCGTAAGGAAGGTCTCCCGCCAGGAACGCTTCAAGGAAGTCATCGAATGTCCCGTCAAAGCGGTATGAGCTGAGGTCTTTCACCTACGAATATGTAAGATCACAGCAGGAAACATCCATTTAATTCTGAAATAGAATTTAACTCTTCGCTGTTTACACGTTTGTTTGCTATAAAGCAGGCGTTCTTCAAGCAGTCAGCATGCGAGTTGAAAACTGTGGACACTTGTGAGTTTTCAAATATTTTCTGACTGAGGGAAAAATTTTCCTGGCTCCTTAGACATTTAAACGGTCAGGAGATAGTTCATAACGCTATGAGAACCTACTAAATATTGCGGAAACAATGCCTTTGTTTCACTCACTAACTTTTTACAAAGAACAGGAATCGCCTAACTCCACACAGGTTCGCTCTCACTTCCACTAGCACAGCCTTGTTGTTTTTTCTTCGAACTTTGGATGCATCAGTATTGCTCTGTGTACGTATGCGCCGGTCTACTGCGTTTTGTACAGGTCGTACATAAAGAAATATTAGTTTGAAATTATATTGAGCATACAACAGGTTGCTATGGAATGGAAACAGGAATAGCCTTAGT is a window of Amblyomma americanum isolate KBUSLIRL-KWMA chromosome 4, ASM5285725v1, whole genome shotgun sequence DNA encoding:
- the LOC144130386 gene encoding amine sulfotransferase-like encodes the protein MAAVRAKPYYQIIDGVPRCPLALPDAVRRALSFVAKKGDLLQVSFPKSGTHWVQYITQLILNEGEPVSTYEDFTRGAMFIEYREDAMDYTASTPVRTLCTHLPLRRETLNPEAKYVYVARNPWDVCVSLYHHVKDLSSYRFDGTFDDFLEAFLAGDLPYGDYFEHVMAGYSLREEPNVLFITYEELMWDKRGGVMRLAHFIGERYGKMLEGDSEESRKRLELILERSTAENMRSVMVLNLSDHPDPLLDKRLKDLSISSKAAYGGDPKRHNFVRKAKVGGWKEHFSPEQLRRLEATIAEKTQESEVMNLWSDIRQEAFQLCARQD